A single Acidobacteriota bacterium DNA region contains:
- a CDS encoding branched-chain amino acid ABC transporter permease has product MSQLLQVLINGLAVGCIYGLIALGFVLVYKATEMVNFAQGDLMMLGAFMAVTLIGDFGLPWALGLLLSVLALAVFGYLLDAFVLRRVLGEPQFAIVMLTIGLGFIFRAVAGLVWGYDPRSFPTPYTGESLRVGEVVVSYENLAILLGTLVLCVVLFLFFRHTRLGIGMQATSQNQLAAYYVGIPVKRVFSLVWAISAGVAAVAGILLAPVSLVQPGMGFIGIKAFAAAVIGGFGSIPGALLGGWIIGIAEQVAGVYLPAGFQEMAAYGILILALILRPEGLFAQIQRKKV; this is encoded by the coding sequence CTGAGTCAGCTCCTGCAGGTTCTCATCAATGGTCTGGCCGTCGGCTGCATCTACGGCCTGATCGCTCTCGGCTTCGTCCTCGTCTACAAGGCGACCGAGATGGTGAATTTCGCCCAGGGCGATCTCATGATGCTGGGCGCCTTCATGGCGGTGACCCTGATCGGCGACTTCGGTCTGCCCTGGGCGCTGGGGTTGTTGCTGTCGGTCCTGGCGCTGGCGGTCTTCGGCTATCTGCTCGACGCCTTCGTGCTACGCCGCGTTCTGGGCGAGCCGCAGTTCGCCATCGTGATGCTGACGATCGGGCTGGGCTTCATCTTCCGCGCCGTGGCGGGACTGGTGTGGGGCTACGACCCGCGGAGCTTTCCGACTCCGTACACCGGCGAGTCGCTGCGTGTCGGCGAGGTCGTCGTGAGCTACGAGAACCTCGCGATCCTCCTGGGCACCCTCGTCCTCTGCGTCGTGCTCTTCCTCTTCTTCCGCCACACGCGGCTCGGCATCGGCATGCAGGCCACGTCGCAGAACCAGCTCGCGGCCTACTACGTCGGCATCCCGGTCAAGCGAGTCTTCTCTCTGGTGTGGGCGATCTCCGCCGGAGTCGCCGCCGTGGCCGGGATCCTCCTGGCGCCCGTCTCGCTCGTCCAGCCCGGGATGGGATTCATCGGGATCAAGGCCTTCGCGGCCGCGGTGATCGGCGGCTTCGGCTCGATCCCCGGCGCGCTGCTCGGCGGTTGGATCATCGGGATCGCCGAGCAGGTCGCGGGGGTCTACCTGCCCGCCGGTTTCCAGGAGATGGCCGCCTACGGCATTCTCATTCTCGCCTTGATCCTGCGGCCCGAAGGTCTGTTCGCGCAGATTCAGCGAAAGAAGGTCTGA
- a CDS encoding ABC transporter ATP-binding protein, translating to MSYLAVTDLSISFGGIRAVDDVSFEVEEGEVFAIIGPNGAGKTTLFNLVSGIYSPDGGSVRFAGRDITSLPAHRIAPLGLARTFQNIELFEHATVLQNLLIGRHVHRRSTALSHLLFLPAVRREELEHRRRVEDVIDLLELAHYREQRIANLPYGVRKVVEVGRALCLEPKLLLLDEPTSGLNPEESEDMGFWIEDINRDLGVTVVMVAHDMGLVSRVAGRVLALNEGRVIAEGSPADVQKNPAVVDAYLGAD from the coding sequence GTGAGCTACCTCGCCGTTACGGACCTGTCGATCAGCTTCGGGGGCATTCGTGCCGTCGACGACGTGAGCTTCGAGGTCGAGGAGGGCGAGGTGTTCGCCATCATCGGACCGAACGGAGCCGGCAAGACGACGCTCTTCAACCTGGTGAGCGGCATCTACTCCCCCGACGGCGGGAGCGTTCGCTTCGCGGGCCGCGACATCACCTCGCTGCCGGCGCATCGCATCGCACCGCTCGGCCTCGCGCGCACCTTCCAGAACATCGAGCTCTTCGAGCACGCCACCGTTCTGCAGAACCTCCTTATCGGCCGTCATGTCCACCGGCGCTCGACCGCGCTGTCCCACCTCCTGTTCCTCCCCGCGGTGAGGCGGGAGGAGCTCGAGCACCGGCGCCGCGTGGAAGACGTCATCGACCTCCTCGAGCTCGCCCACTACCGCGAGCAGAGGATCGCGAACCTGCCATACGGCGTGCGCAAGGTCGTGGAGGTGGGCCGCGCGCTCTGCCTCGAGCCGAAGCTGCTGCTCCTCGACGAGCCGACCTCGGGGCTCAACCCCGAGGAGAGCGAGGACATGGGGTTCTGGATCGAGGACATCAACCGCGATCTCGGCGTCACGGTCGTCATGGTGGCGCACGACATGGGTCTCGTGAGCCGGGTGGCGGGGCGGGTGCTCGCCCTCAACGAGGGTCGCGTGATCGCGGAGGGGAGCCCCGCGGACGTGCAGAAGAACCCCGCCGTCGTCGACGCCTACCTGGGAGCGGATTGA
- a CDS encoding long-chain fatty acid--CoA ligase produces MFWSRVEKYGDRIAMREKDFGIWQDVSWRTFGEKARHTGLALRSLGFGKGDVACILSNTITEWMFADMGVLGAGGVCAGIYPTDAAEQVDYLVNDSSCKVMFVEDEEQLDKVLEVRDKCPTLEQIVIFDMEGLRDFEDARAMSYDDLLALGREQDELHPEAWAECLELAKPEDLAILVYTSGTTGPPKGAMISHHNLVFQCVNAPHVLSQNEDDERMAFLPLCHIAERIFVYGSLYTGTKLNFVENPETVPENAQEIQPTLFFSVPRVWEKFYSAISIALSDATFLQRWAYGKAIGIGFKRADKRLAGERPGAVLELAYRVGDALVLRNIRRFLGLDRCRWIGTGAAPISPDLIRWYLALGIDMVEGYGQTENTGIASMLQPGDIKPGTVGRSVPYGEIRISGEGEILIRGEFVFMGYLNQPEKTAETIRDGWLHTGDVGEIDDEGFLRITDRMKDIIITAGGKNITPSEIENQLKFSPYIADAVVIGDKRKYLTCLVMIDHDNVVKYAQDHHVPFTNYQSLCAAEEIVELIHDQVEAVNAKFARVEQVKKFRLIDQELTPEDDELTPTMKLKRKFVNEKYRPLIDSMYGGQQA; encoded by the coding sequence ATGTTCTGGAGCCGCGTCGAGAAGTACGGCGACCGCATCGCGATGCGGGAGAAGGACTTCGGCATCTGGCAGGACGTCTCCTGGCGCACCTTCGGCGAGAAGGCGCGCCATACGGGGCTGGCGCTGCGGTCGCTCGGCTTCGGCAAGGGCGACGTCGCCTGCATCCTCTCCAACACGATCACCGAGTGGATGTTCGCCGACATGGGGGTACTCGGCGCCGGCGGCGTGTGCGCCGGGATCTACCCGACGGATGCGGCCGAGCAGGTGGACTACCTGGTCAACGACTCGAGCTGCAAGGTGATGTTCGTCGAAGACGAGGAGCAGCTCGACAAGGTGCTCGAGGTGCGCGACAAGTGCCCGACGCTCGAACAGATCGTGATCTTCGACATGGAGGGCCTGCGGGACTTCGAGGATGCGCGGGCCATGAGCTACGACGACCTGCTCGCGCTCGGACGCGAACAGGACGAGCTCCACCCCGAGGCCTGGGCCGAGTGCCTCGAGCTGGCGAAGCCCGAGGACCTCGCGATCCTCGTCTACACCTCCGGCACCACCGGGCCTCCGAAGGGGGCGATGATCAGCCACCACAACCTCGTGTTCCAGTGCGTCAACGCCCCGCACGTCCTCTCGCAGAACGAGGACGACGAGCGCATGGCCTTCCTGCCGCTGTGCCACATCGCCGAGCGCATCTTCGTCTACGGCTCCCTCTACACCGGCACGAAGCTCAACTTCGTCGAGAATCCGGAAACGGTGCCCGAGAACGCTCAGGAGATCCAGCCGACGCTGTTCTTCTCGGTGCCGCGCGTGTGGGAGAAGTTCTACTCGGCCATCAGCATCGCCCTCTCCGACGCCACCTTCCTGCAGCGATGGGCGTACGGAAAGGCGATAGGGATCGGGTTCAAACGGGCGGACAAACGTCTCGCGGGCGAGAGGCCGGGAGCGGTCCTGGAGCTCGCCTACCGCGTCGGCGATGCGCTCGTGCTGCGCAACATTCGCAGGTTCCTGGGCCTCGACCGCTGTCGCTGGATCGGCACCGGGGCCGCGCCGATCTCACCCGATCTGATCCGCTGGTATCTCGCACTCGGCATCGACATGGTGGAAGGCTACGGCCAGACCGAGAACACCGGCATCGCCTCCATGCTGCAACCGGGCGACATCAAGCCCGGCACCGTCGGCCGCTCTGTTCCCTACGGCGAAATCAGGATCTCCGGGGAGGGCGAGATCCTGATCCGCGGAGAGTTCGTCTTCATGGGTTACCTCAACCAGCCGGAGAAGACGGCCGAGACGATTCGTGACGGCTGGCTCCACACCGGCGACGTCGGCGAGATCGACGACGAGGGCTTCCTCAGGATCACCGACCGCATGAAGGACATCATCATCACGGCCGGTGGCAAGAACATCACTCCGAGCGAGATCGAGAACCAGCTCAAGTTCTCGCCCTACATCGCCGACGCGGTGGTGATCGGCGACAAGCGCAAGTACCTGACATGTCTCGTGATGATCGACCACGACAACGTCGTCAAATACGCTCAGGATCACCACGTGCCCTTCACCAACTACCAGAGCCTGTGCGCCGCGGAGGAGATCGTCGAGCTGATCCACGATCAGGTGGAGGCCGTCAACGCGAAGTTCGCGCGCGTCGAGCAGGTGAAGAAGTTCCGCCTGATCGACCAGGAGCTGACCCCCGAGGACGACGAGCTCACGCCGACGATGAAGCTCAAGCGCAAGTTCGTGAACGAGAAGTACCGACCCCTGATCGATTCGATGTACGGAGGACAGCAGGCATGA
- a CDS encoding ABC transporter ATP-binding protein, producing MAIRGVSLAVPEGRIVAVLGANGAGKTTILRTISGVMDPQKGEILFAGEDIARRDPDAVMRLGLSHVPEGREVFPFLSVNENLRMGAFSRRDRARIADDLERVYDYFPALADRGSQPASQLSGGEQQMLAIGRALMAHPRMLLLDEPSLGLSPILVHQIFEIIKRINEEAGMTILVVEQNAHVALRHSHYGYVLENGRVVMDDTCEKLESSPDIQEFYLGMKDQMPRGVRRWKKRKTWR from the coding sequence ATGGCGATCCGCGGCGTCAGCCTCGCCGTGCCCGAGGGCCGGATCGTCGCCGTGCTGGGCGCCAACGGCGCGGGCAAGACGACCATTCTCCGTACGATCTCCGGCGTGATGGATCCCCAGAAGGGCGAGATCCTCTTCGCCGGCGAGGACATCGCGCGCCGCGATCCCGACGCCGTCATGCGCCTCGGCCTGAGCCACGTGCCGGAGGGCCGGGAGGTCTTTCCCTTCCTCTCGGTGAACGAGAACCTGCGAATGGGTGCCTTCAGCCGCCGCGACCGCGCCCGCATCGCCGACGATCTCGAGCGCGTCTACGACTACTTCCCGGCGCTCGCCGATCGGGGCTCGCAGCCGGCGAGCCAGCTCTCCGGCGGCGAGCAGCAGATGCTCGCCATCGGACGCGCCCTGATGGCGCATCCGAGGATGCTGCTGCTCGACGAGCCGTCGCTCGGCCTGTCCCCGATCCTGGTCCACCAGATCTTCGAGATCATCAAGCGCATCAACGAGGAGGCGGGCATGACGATCCTCGTCGTCGAGCAGAACGCCCACGTCGCGCTGCGGCACTCGCACTACGGCTACGTGCTCGAGAACGGACGGGTGGTCATGGACGACACGTGCGAGAAGCTCGAGAGTTCGCCGGACATCCAGGAGTTCTATCTCGGCATGAAGGACCAGATGCCGAGGGGGGTCCGCCGGTGGAAGAAGCGCAAGACCTGGAGGTGA
- a CDS encoding branched-chain amino acid ABC transporter permease, translating to MRFLFKTHYNQDIDHLKHGGDRFWYGLLLVLAAAAPAALGTFYLGELNLVMIYAIAGVGLMLLVGYTGQVSLGHAAFLAIGAYTHSLLLGAGLPFLLSIVAAVLVSALVGAGVGWIALRMTGIYLAIATLAFAMLTEQTISRAEWLTGGFRGLAVPQASLFGMPLTQGWQHYYLTLTLLVVTLFAALNILRSSTGRAMVAIRDSEISAESVGINLAVYKTFAFALSAGITGLAGALFAHRLGYLSPDAFTFLISLQLLLMVVVGGVGSMRGVIYGALFIGFLPQLLAIARDTLPPQIAQAPGLEPGIFGLILVLVILFEPQGIFGRWLKIKSYFQLFPLYRRATHRRQKTYLRTERLR from the coding sequence ATGCGGTTCCTCTTCAAGACCCACTACAACCAGGACATCGACCACCTCAAGCACGGTGGCGACCGGTTCTGGTACGGCCTGCTCCTGGTGCTGGCCGCCGCGGCGCCGGCGGCGCTCGGTACCTTCTATCTGGGCGAGCTCAACCTGGTGATGATCTACGCCATCGCCGGCGTCGGTCTGATGCTGCTCGTTGGCTACACCGGCCAGGTGAGCCTGGGCCACGCGGCGTTTCTGGCGATCGGCGCCTATACCCACTCGCTGCTTCTGGGCGCCGGTCTCCCGTTCCTTCTCTCGATCGTCGCGGCGGTCCTGGTCTCGGCGCTCGTCGGCGCCGGCGTGGGGTGGATCGCGCTCCGGATGACGGGCATCTATCTCGCCATCGCCACCCTGGCCTTCGCCATGCTCACCGAGCAGACGATCTCGCGCGCCGAGTGGCTCACCGGGGGCTTTCGCGGCCTCGCCGTTCCGCAGGCGAGCCTCTTCGGGATGCCGCTCACGCAGGGCTGGCAGCACTACTACCTGACGCTCACGCTCCTCGTCGTGACCCTCTTCGCGGCGCTCAACATCCTGCGGTCCTCGACCGGAAGAGCCATGGTCGCCATCCGTGACTCGGAGATCTCGGCGGAGAGCGTCGGCATCAACCTGGCCGTCTACAAGACCTTCGCTTTCGCTCTCAGCGCCGGCATCACCGGCCTGGCCGGCGCTCTCTTCGCGCATCGCCTCGGCTACCTCTCGCCCGATGCCTTCACGTTCCTCATCTCGCTGCAGCTCCTCCTGATGGTGGTCGTCGGCGGGGTCGGCTCGATGCGGGGCGTCATCTACGGCGCGCTCTTCATCGGCTTTCTGCCTCAGCTCCTCGCCATCGCCCGCGACACGCTGCCGCCGCAGATCGCACAGGCTCCCGGCCTCGAGCCGGGCATCTTCGGCCTCATCCTCGTGCTGGTGATCCTGTTCGAGCCCCAGGGCATCTTCGGCCGCTGGCTCAAGATCAAGAGCTACTTCCAGTTGTTCCCGCTCTATCGCCGGGCGACGCACCGGCGCCAGAAGACCTACCTGCGCACGGAGCGACTGAGGTGA
- a CDS encoding ABC transporter substrate-binding protein — translation MTKRHHSLTVACMLLGAVLAGCGSSDPETSETAGEIVLGTYTDLSGPAAAIGVGSINAARMIFDRVNEEGGIHGRQIRFVVEDNQYQVPRAVQAANKLIHRDRIFAMVGALGTPMNNAVMTSQFEAGVPNIFPLSGARSMAEPLHPLKFAGISTYYDQMRAAIRYFVEERGKERICTMTQDTDYGTEMTDAANDQLGEMGREVIDSTAHRPLDTDFSAAILKLRQADCDLIVLGTIIGDTILAISAARGIDWDVDFVGPIAAFESEVAEAEGGVTNGFYAMTSFEFPYADHPRQEVRDFVADYKERYGPEPNTGSLLGWLVADFTVRALRDAGPGLTVDSLVAAIESIDDYQDIFGGPVLSFGPEKRVGSDESFLAEVQDGRWVRVTENLSY, via the coding sequence ATGACCAAGAGACACCATTCCCTCACCGTTGCTTGCATGTTGCTTGGCGCCGTCCTGGCAGGATGCGGGAGTTCCGATCCCGAGACCTCGGAAACGGCCGGGGAGATCGTGCTCGGCACCTACACCGACCTGTCCGGTCCGGCCGCGGCCATCGGTGTCGGCAGCATCAACGCGGCGCGAATGATCTTCGATCGCGTGAACGAGGAAGGCGGCATCCACGGCCGTCAGATCCGCTTCGTCGTCGAGGACAATCAATACCAGGTGCCTCGCGCGGTCCAGGCGGCCAACAAGCTGATCCACCGCGACAGGATCTTCGCCATGGTGGGCGCCCTCGGGACGCCGATGAACAACGCCGTCATGACCAGCCAGTTCGAGGCGGGCGTTCCCAACATCTTCCCGCTCTCGGGCGCGCGTTCGATGGCGGAACCGCTGCATCCGCTGAAGTTCGCCGGCATCTCCACTTACTACGACCAGATGCGCGCCGCCATCAGGTACTTCGTCGAGGAGAGGGGCAAGGAGCGCATCTGCACGATGACCCAGGACACCGACTACGGAACGGAGATGACCGACGCCGCGAACGATCAGCTCGGCGAAATGGGCCGGGAGGTCATCGACTCGACCGCCCACAGGCCTCTCGACACCGACTTCAGCGCGGCGATCCTCAAGCTCCGGCAGGCCGACTGCGACCTGATCGTGCTCGGAACGATCATCGGCGACACGATCCTGGCGATCTCGGCGGCAAGGGGAATCGACTGGGACGTCGACTTCGTCGGCCCGATCGCGGCGTTCGAGTCCGAGGTCGCGGAGGCGGAGGGCGGCGTGACGAATGGCTTCTACGCGATGACGTCCTTCGAGTTTCCCTACGCCGATCATCCTCGCCAGGAGGTCCGCGACTTCGTCGCCGATTACAAGGAACGCTACGGCCCGGAGCCCAACACCGGCTCGCTCCTGGGCTGGTTGGTCGCCGACTTCACGGTCAGGGCCCTACGCGACGCCGGACCGGGCCTCACGGTCGATTCGCTGGTCGCCGCGATCGAGTCGATCGACGACTACCAGGACATCTTCGGCGGCCCGGTCCTGAGCTTCGGGCCGGAGAAGCGTGTCGGCTCGGACGAGTCGTTCCTCGCTGAGGTACAGGACGGACGCTGGGTACGCGTCACCGAGAACCTGTCCTACTGA
- a CDS encoding prolyl oligopeptidase family serine peptidase: MRAYRSRWARGAAATALIVGLATAVAVAQEAGPDADDYQAAAALVEGNLLALLRNADVTPHWLDADLETTGFWYGRDGDSGPELAVFDLETWSRRPAFDHARMAAAIFDALADADAAAEQGNKASLEGLLGLSLTDDLATLTASHGAHRITCSVADFGCAAKAITPPEPGLLPSPDGGRAAFTRGDNLFVRKLETGEETRLTHDGKPYFSYGKWPDSSLLTVVVRKTGLRQPPYLSSWSPDSRYLLAPRIDERLLEAVPFVEWVPTDGSRRPVVHLLREPVAGDEDEMSVDWFLFDTEKGGRVQVELDGASLPEGIDTPGLGGGVIGWDLERNRLYMLGSAYAGKSAALVAVDIESGKATPVVWETNETRVEANTHMYNRPNVRLVRGPNDERRVLWYSDRTGWGHLYLYELAGDDTADLVGTITAGDWTVLDIIHVDEDGQQVYFTGGGREPGDPYLRHLYRAPFDPGSLRGGEVTLLTANEADHHFEPAPVPMMQVLFGLAPPPPRIRPDLGVFLDTYSTVDRPPVTVLRSTEDGKVLAEVEQADASALFEAGFVAPERRAFVAADGETEVYSVYFPPRREVEGGRHPVIDAVYGGPQVFVAPRNFVQAVGARNPAAEPALARLGFAVVVTDGRGTPGRSSAFRDAGYPEFTQVGVDDHVAVIRQWAELKPEMDPERVGIYGWSWGGTFTAQAILSRPDFYDVAVSGAGVYDYAAIYPGFEAFTGPAEYSDGGRTRTRPDEAPKSWEPLDITAMAGNLEGRLLIVYGDMDENVPPAQAFRLVDALIKANKPYDLLYLPNRNHGGGAEPYALLRTWDYFVEHLLGVEPPRDVTFEVKPAATVF; this comes from the coding sequence GTGCGAGCTTACCGCAGCCGTTGGGCCCGTGGAGCTGCCGCGACTGCGCTCATCGTCGGTCTGGCGACCGCTGTCGCCGTCGCCCAGGAGGCCGGTCCAGACGCGGACGACTACCAGGCTGCGGCGGCGCTGGTCGAAGGCAACCTGCTCGCTCTGCTGCGCAACGCGGACGTCACGCCGCACTGGCTCGACGCCGATCTTGAGACGACCGGTTTCTGGTACGGCCGCGACGGCGACTCGGGCCCCGAACTCGCGGTCTTCGACCTGGAGACGTGGTCTCGCCGACCCGCCTTCGACCATGCCCGGATGGCGGCGGCGATCTTCGATGCCCTGGCCGACGCCGACGCGGCAGCGGAGCAGGGGAACAAGGCCAGCCTCGAGGGGCTCCTCGGGCTCTCGCTCACCGACGACCTCGCAACGCTGACCGCTAGCCACGGCGCCCATCGCATCACCTGCTCGGTGGCCGACTTCGGCTGCGCCGCGAAGGCGATCACGCCGCCGGAGCCCGGCCTGCTGCCGTCGCCGGACGGCGGCCGTGCGGCCTTCACCCGCGGCGACAACCTGTTCGTGCGCAAGCTCGAGACGGGCGAGGAGACCCGTCTCACGCACGACGGCAAGCCGTACTTCTCCTACGGCAAGTGGCCCGACTCCTCGCTGCTGACCGTGGTCGTCAGGAAGACGGGACTACGGCAGCCGCCGTACCTTTCGAGCTGGTCGCCGGATAGCCGCTACCTGCTCGCGCCGCGCATCGACGAGCGGCTGCTCGAGGCGGTGCCGTTCGTCGAGTGGGTGCCGACAGACGGCAGCCGTCGGCCGGTCGTGCATCTGCTGCGCGAACCGGTCGCGGGCGACGAGGACGAGATGAGCGTGGACTGGTTCCTGTTCGATACGGAGAAGGGCGGACGCGTCCAGGTCGAGCTCGATGGCGCTTCGCTCCCTGAAGGGATCGACACCCCTGGGCTCGGGGGCGGCGTGATCGGCTGGGACCTGGAGCGGAACCGCCTGTACATGCTGGGGTCCGCCTACGCCGGCAAGAGTGCCGCCCTGGTCGCCGTCGACATCGAGTCGGGCAAGGCCACGCCGGTGGTGTGGGAGACGAACGAGACGCGGGTCGAGGCGAACACCCACATGTACAACCGGCCCAACGTCCGCCTCGTGCGCGGTCCGAACGACGAACGGCGGGTGCTCTGGTACTCCGACCGCACGGGCTGGGGGCACCTCTACCTCTACGAACTGGCCGGCGACGACACGGCCGACCTCGTCGGCACGATCACCGCAGGCGACTGGACGGTGCTCGACATCATCCACGTCGACGAGGACGGCCAGCAGGTCTACTTCACGGGCGGCGGCCGGGAGCCCGGCGACCCGTACCTGCGCCATCTCTATCGCGCGCCGTTCGACCCCGGCTCGCTCCGTGGCGGCGAAGTCACGCTGCTGACGGCGAACGAGGCCGACCACCACTTCGAGCCGGCGCCGGTGCCGATGATGCAGGTCCTGTTCGGGCTCGCTCCGCCGCCGCCGCGGATCCGGCCCGATCTCGGCGTCTTCCTCGACACCTACTCGACCGTCGACCGGCCGCCGGTCACCGTGCTGCGCTCGACGGAGGACGGCAAGGTGCTCGCCGAGGTCGAGCAGGCGGACGCCTCCGCGCTGTTCGAGGCGGGCTTCGTGGCGCCCGAGCGGCGCGCCTTCGTCGCCGCCGACGGCGAGACGGAGGTGTACTCCGTCTACTTCCCGCCCCGTCGCGAAGTCGAGGGCGGCCGGCACCCGGTGATCGACGCCGTCTACGGCGGCCCGCAGGTGTTCGTGGCGCCGCGGAACTTCGTCCAGGCGGTGGGCGCGCGCAACCCCGCCGCCGAGCCGGCTCTGGCCCGCCTCGGCTTCGCGGTCGTCGTCACGGACGGCCGCGGCACGCCGGGCCGCTCCAGCGCGTTCCGGGACGCGGGCTACCCCGAGTTCACGCAGGTCGGCGTCGACGATCACGTGGCGGTCATCCGCCAGTGGGCCGAACTCAAGCCCGAGATGGATCCGGAGCGGGTCGGCATCTACGGCTGGTCCTGGGGCGGGACGTTCACCGCCCAGGCGATCCTCAGCCGGCCGGACTTCTACGACGTGGCCGTCTCCGGCGCTGGCGTCTACGACTACGCCGCGATCTACCCCGGTTTCGAGGCGTTCACCGGCCCGGCCGAGTACTCAGACGGCGGCAGGACCCGGACCCGGCCCGACGAAGCGCCGAAGAGCTGGGAACCGCTCGACATCACGGCGATGGCCGGGAATCTCGAGGGACGGCTCCTCATCGTCTACGGCGACATGGACGAGAACGTGCCGCCGGCCCAGGCCTTCCGCCTCGTCGACGCGCTGATCAAGGCGAACAAGCCCTACGACCTGCTGTACCTTCCGAACCGCAACCACGGCGGCGGCGCCGAGCCGTACGCCCTGCTCCGCACCTGGGACTACTTCGTCGAGCACCTGCTCGGCGTTGAGCCGCCGCGCGACGTGACCTTCGAGGTCAAGCCGGCCGCGACCGTTTTCTGA
- a CDS encoding DUF3604 domain-containing protein produces the protein MARRVHRIAALAVCVSCATAGAASGQRNAYFGDLHIHTRYSFDAFVFGTRASPDDAYSYARGEAIKHPAGYRIQLDRPLDFYAVTDHGMYLGAFSAMTDPAHPLHGASESRRFFDPKDVDERRAAFRSAGAFLREHPDPGASRSAWREIIESAERNYEPGKLTTFVAYEFTSSYPPGANQHRNVIFRGANVPDQPFSRLDSPNPEDLWDWLEGLRARGIEALAIPHNSNQSDGYRFARQKLSGERFDEAYARLRMRNEPLVEMTQVKGTSETHPLLSPNDEWADFEIILLTPEESSFDRIRGGYVRDAYLAGLEFEEREGFNPYRFGMIGASDSHNAGASYEESSHIGKVGFLDGMPVGRGSVPPEGATSWKDVEEAAESDATSRPPQEMFSTWGASGLAGVWAEENTRESIYDAFRRKETFATTGPRIRVRFFASYGFDDDPFQDVELVAKAYEHGVPMGGDLPARHSGVPQFLVWAVQDPESAKLQRVQVIKGWIEDGQPQESVYDVACSDGLEVDSETHRCPDNGAQVDLADCSVSPDVGSTELMTLWTDPDFDRSQHAFYYLRALENPTCRWSTWDAIRAGTPPRPGLALTLQERAYSSPIWSVPN, from the coding sequence ATGGCGAGAAGAGTCCATCGCATCGCCGCGCTGGCGGTCTGCGTATCGTGCGCCACGGCCGGCGCCGCAAGCGGGCAGCGCAATGCCTACTTCGGCGATCTGCACATCCATACCCGTTATTCCTTCGACGCGTTCGTTTTCGGCACCCGCGCTTCGCCCGACGACGCCTACAGCTATGCGCGCGGGGAGGCGATCAAACATCCCGCCGGCTACCGGATCCAGCTCGATCGCCCGCTCGATTTCTACGCCGTCACCGATCACGGGATGTACCTGGGGGCGTTTTCGGCCATGACCGATCCTGCCCATCCGCTCCACGGTGCTTCCGAAAGCCGTCGCTTCTTCGATCCGAAAGACGTCGACGAAAGACGCGCGGCCTTTCGATCCGCCGGCGCGTTTCTCAGGGAGCATCCCGACCCCGGGGCCTCACGTTCGGCATGGCGGGAGATCATCGAGTCGGCGGAGCGCAACTACGAGCCGGGCAAGCTCACCACCTTCGTCGCCTACGAGTTCACGTCGTCATACCCCCCGGGGGCCAATCAACACCGCAACGTCATCTTTCGCGGCGCGAACGTGCCCGACCAGCCCTTCAGTCGGCTCGACTCGCCGAACCCCGAGGATCTCTGGGACTGGCTCGAAGGTTTGCGAGCACGGGGCATCGAGGCGCTCGCCATCCCCCACAACTCGAACCAGAGCGATGGCTACAGGTTCGCGCGCCAGAAGCTGTCCGGGGAGCGATTCGACGAGGCGTACGCCCGACTCCGGATGCGCAATGAACCACTGGTGGAGATGACACAGGTCAAGGGCACCTCGGAAACACACCCGCTGCTTTCCCCCAACGACGAGTGGGCCGACTTCGAGATCATTCTTCTCACCCCGGAAGAATCGAGCTTCGACAGAATCCGCGGAGGCTACGTGCGCGACGCCTACCTGGCTGGTCTCGAGTTCGAGGAGAGGGAGGGCTTCAACCCCTACCGGTTCGGGATGATCGGTGCGAGCGACAGCCACAATGCAGGAGCCTCGTACGAGGAGTCGTCCCATATCGGCAAGGTCGGCTTCCTCGATGGGATGCCGGTGGGGCGGGGATCCGTACCCCCCGAAGGAGCTACCAGTTGGAAGGACGTGGAGGAAGCCGCCGAATCCGACGCGACCTCACGGCCCCCACAGGAGATGTTCTCGACCTGGGGCGCTTCCGGCCTGGCGGGCGTGTGGGCCGAGGAGAACACCCGCGAATCGATCTACGACGCCTTCCGTCGCAAGGAGACGTTCGCGACCACCGGACCGCGCATCCGGGTGCGCTTCTTCGCCAGCTACGGCTTCGATGACGATCCGTTTCAGGACGTGGAACTCGTGGCGAAGGCCTACGAGCACGGAGTACCGATGGGCGGCGACCTCCCTGCCCGGCACAGCGGCGTGCCGCAGTTCCTGGTCTGGGCGGTGCAGGACCCCGAGTCGGCGAAGCTCCAGCGCGTGCAGGTGATCAAGGGCTGGATCGAGGACGGCCAGCCACAGGAAAGTGTCTACGATGTCGCCTGCTCCGACGGCCTGGAGGTCGACTCCGAGACCCACCGCTGCCCCGACAACGGCGCTCAGGTCGATCTTGCCGACTGCAGCGTCAGCCCCGACGTCGGTTCAACCGAGCTCATGACGCTCTGGACCGACCCCGACTTCGACCGTAGCCAGCACGCCTTCTACTACCTGCGAGCCCTGGAGAATCCGACCTGCCGCTGGTCGACGTGGGATGCGATACGGGCGGGAACTCCACCTCGACCCGGCCTCGCACTCACCCTTCAGGAGCGCGCCTACTCCTCTCCCATCTGGTCGGTACCGAACTGA